The Solea senegalensis isolate Sse05_10M linkage group LG9, IFAPA_SoseM_1, whole genome shotgun sequence genome has a segment encoding these proteins:
- the trpv6 gene encoding transient receptor potential cation channel subfamily V member 6, translating into MSPTLARSAPSELNHWWSQLRFRLQNKKGWNEMLDETFLLHTKNISDIPLFYAAKKNSAGCITKLLSFSATNIFERGALGETALHVAVMNDNMEAAVALMEGAPELINEPMTSELFQGVTPLHIAVVNQNTNLVHHLISRGGDVVTPRVTGLYFRKRIGGLIYYGEHILSFAACAGNEDIISMVIEAGASTRVQDYRGNTVIHILVLQPNKMIACQAIDLIMAHDVELDQPVPLDMVPNYRGLTPFKLAAKEGNVVAFQHLVNKRRVIQWSLGPLTSSLYDLTEIDSWADDMSVLELIVGSQQREARRILEVTPVRQLVSLKWNLYGKHYFRLLLCLYLLYIGIFTLCCVYRPLKDAPENYTQSDMDKTIRVQKTLNESYVTYEDNLRLAGEVISVLGAFAILLLEIPDILRVGAKRYFGQTALGGPFHVILISYACLVVLLCVFRASEVQGEAVVMAVCLVLGWCNVMFFARGFEMLGPYVIMIQKIIFGDLTKFMWLTVIVLIGFSTSLWMVYMTQEPDSIPAYRSFPITLFSQFELSVGLIDLPVEHTITTPPIVHVIHCAFSVVSYILLLNLLIAMMSDTHWRVAQERDELWRTQVHT; encoded by the exons ATGTCTCCGACTCTGGCCAGATCTGCTCCGAGCGAGCTCAACCACTGGTGGAGTCAGTTGAGGTTCCGCCTTCAGAACAAGAAAGGATGGAACGAGATGCTGGATGAGACCTTTCTGCTCCACACCAAAAA CATCAGTGACATTCCTCTCTTCTATGCGGCTAAGAAGAACAGTGCAGGCTGCATCACGAAGCTGCTCAGCTTTTCAGCCACTAACATCTTTGAGAGAG GGGCTCTTGGGGAGACGGCGCTTCATGTCGCTGTGATGAATGACAACATGGAGGCTGCTGTGGCTCTGATGGAAGGAGCTCCTGAACTCATCAATGAGCCCATGACCTCTGAACTTTTCCAAG GTGTCACTCCTCTCCACATCGCTGTGGTGAATCAGAACACAAATCTGGTCCATCATCTCATTAGTCGAGGCGGTGATGTGGTCACCCCACGAGTCACTGGCTTGTACTTCAGGAAGAGGATAGGAGGACTCATATACTATG GTGAACACATCCTGTCGTTCGCTGCATGTGCTGGGAATGAGGACATTATCTCCATGGTCATCGAAGCAGGGGCCAGCACCAGGGTGCAGGATTATCGgg GCAACACAGTTATTCATATTTTGGTTCTGCAGCCTAACAAGATGATTGCATGCCAGGCCATTGACCTGATCATGGCACACGATGTGGAGTTGGACCAGCCAGTGCCACTCGACATGGTGCCCAACTACCGAGGCCTCACACCTTTTAAACTGGCAGCCAAAGAGGGAAATGTTGTG gcGTTCCAGCACCTGGTTAATAAAAGACGTGTTATTCAGTGGAGTCTGGGCCCTTTGACCTCCAGCCTGTATGACCTGACAGAGATTGACTCATGGGCCGACGATATGTCAGTGCTGGAGCTTATTGTGGGCAGTCAGCAGAGAGAG GCAAGAAGGATACTGGAGGTGACACCTGTGAGACAGTTGGTCAGTCTGAAGTGGAACCTGTATGGAAAACACTACTTCAG gctgctgctgtgtctgtatttgctGTACATCGGGATCTtcacactgtgttgtgtgtatcGCCCTCTAAAGGACGCTCCAGAGAACTACACACAGTCAGATATGGACAAAACCATCCGGGTCCAGAAAACACTCAAT GAGAGTTATGTGACATATGAGGATAACCTGCGGCTGGCAGGAGAAGTCATCAGTGTCCTGGGAGCTTTTGCTATTCTGTTGCTGGAG ATCCCTGATATACTGAGAGTGGGAGCAAAGCGCTACTTTGGTCAGACGGCACTGGGAGGCCCATTCCATGTTATCCT TATCAGCTACGCCTGCTTGgtggtgctgctgtgtgtgttcagagccAGCGAGGTGCAGGGAGAAGCCGTGGTGATGGCAGTGTGTTTAGTGCTGGGCTGGTGCAACGTCATGTTCTTTGCCCGAGGCTTTGAAATGCTTGGCCCTTATGTCATCATGATACAGAAG ATTATATTTGGAGACCTGACAAAGTTCATGTGGCTGACTGTCATTGTGCTCATTGGTTTTTCCACCT CCCTGTGGATGGTGTATATGACCCAGGAGCCTGACTCCATCCCTGCGTATCGCTCCTTCCCCATCACTCTCTTCTCCCAGTTTGAGCTCAGCGTGGGCCTCATTGATCTGCCTGTGGAGCACACCATCACTACGCCCCCCATCGTTCATGTCATACACTGTGCCTTCTCTGTGGTCTCGTACATCCTGCTCTTAAATTTACTGATAGCCATGATGAGTGACACACACTGGAGGGTGGCACAGGAGAGAGACGAGCTGTGGAGAACACAGGTACACACGTGA
- the ephb6 gene encoding ephrin type-B receptor 5 translates to MWKIFLSLCLFFQPDSAEEVMLLDTSESTTELGWTTYPDTGWDEVSVLDDRGKLIRTFEVCNVNQNPRLQDNWLATPFLYRHSAPRVFVTLRFSVRDCGSLRSPSPTCRETLTLYFKQADSQRELERTLVAEPSSKEKETREGWVKIDTIAADKSFSKVEPSSPHQYQPNRYSRINIKTLSFAPLIRNGFVLAVVDSGACVSLMGVSIFYRRCPATSLYLASYPATPSGAEPTALVAVTGTCVPHSKAQGGTPPRMHCNAEGEWMVPVGGCVCDEGYEQNLNGSACLACPVGYFKTIMGSAPCLMCPSNSRTSQKGSSVCECRSGFYRAANDANSSACTTPPSAPVSLSWEYESDDGGVSIRWRPPLDMGGRNEVWYGLVCRICPSPTFTNPASCSWCGEGVTFSPSQTNLKQTKVTLNNLLTRVTYLIQVQAMNEVSALSPFSPRYTSINFTTSQSVPSSVPMMHQLSRAPDSITLSWPQPDRPNGDIMQYQLRYYDKGSDVDSAVSVYTETNTVTINSLIPGSIYGFQIRARNERGYGPYSNTIYFTTLPLEEHSHQIQNRLPLLVGSVMGGAAFLLVVAAIVVVVVFRSKRRESPYSDRLQRYISNRGGVKYYVDPSTYEDPSEAVKEFAREIDPNHLKIEEVIGSAQFGEVSRGRYRPLGRREVLVAVKTLRWGASDRERGLFLSEAGVLGQFDHPNVLKLEGVVTHSPPERIITEFMENGPLDAFLRENEGQFSILQLVGMLRGVGAGMCYLSERNFVHRDMAARNILVNSNLVCKVSDFGLSRLMRGLDHNIPTYTASLGTKVPVRWTAPEAFQHRKFSSASDVWSFGILMWEVMSYGERPYWDMSNQEVMKAVADQFRLPAPHSCPPALHSLMLQCWQADRGDRPSFNTLLSSLDRLIRHPASLKVEPTRSCSQTLLSPTPTDLTAVATVSDWLKALRMERYQDEFDRAHLDTLDRVSKLTMDDVQHLGVNLLGHQRKIVSAAQQLRAYLTQGQVEV, encoded by the exons tgggATGAGGTCAGTGTCCTGGATGACCGAGGGAAGCTCATACGGACCTTTGAGGTCTGCAATGTCAACCAGAATCCCCGCTTGCAGGACAACTGGTTGGCTACACCTTTCCTGTACCGACACTCAGCTCCACGGGTGTTTGTCACGTTGCGCTTCTCGGTGCGCGACTGTGGCAGCCTGCGATCACCATCACCCACCTGCCGGGAGACGCTCACCCTCTACTTCAAACAGGCCGACTCCcagagagagctggagaggACACTGGTCGCTGAG CCGTCCAGCAAAGAGAAGGAAACCAGGGAGGGCTGGGTGAAAATCGACACCATTGCAGCCGACAAAAGTTTCTCAAAAGTGGAGCCCAGTTCCCCTCACCAGTACCAACCAAACAGATACAGCCGCATCAACATTAAGACACTCAGCTTCGCCCCACTCATTCGCAATGG GTTTGTCTTGGCTGTCGTCGACAGTGGGGCTTGTGTTTCCCTCATGGGTgtgtccatcttctaccgccgCTGTCCAGCCACCAGTCTCTACTTGGCGTCCTACCCTGCGACTCCCTCTGGGGCTGAGCCCACAGCTTTGGTGGCTGTGACAGGGACGTGTGTCCCCCACAGTAAAGCGCAGGGAGGGACGCCCCCTCGCATGCACTGCAATGCTGAAGGAGAATGGATGGTGCCTGTTGGAGGATGTGTCTGTGATGAAGGCTATGAGCAAAACCTGAATGGATCCGCCTGCCTGG cctgtcCTGTGGGCTACTTCAAGACCATTATGGGCTCGGCTCCATGCTTGATGTGTCCCTCCAACAGCAGAACCAGCCAGAAGGGATCGAGCGTGTGTGAATGTCGCAGTGGCTTTTATCGAGCTGCCAATGATGCCAACTCCTCTGCCTGCACAA ctcctccatctGCTCCAGTCTCTCTGTCCTGGGAGTACGAGAGTGACGATGGCGGAGTGTCCATAAGGTGGCGCCCTCCGTTGGACATGGGAGGCCGCAACGAAGTGTGGTACGGGTTGGTTTGCCGCATCTGCCCCTCACCCACCTTCACCAACCCAGCGTCATGCTCCTGGTGTGGGGAGGGCGTCACTTTCAGTCCCTCACAGACCAACCTGAAACAAACCAAGGTCACGCTAAACAACCTACTGACCCGAGTCACTTATCTCATACAG GTGCAAGCCATGAATGAGGTGTCAGCTTTGAGTCCTTTTTCACCTCGATACACAAGCATCAATTTCACTACAAGCCAGTCAG TTCCAAGTTCAGTTCCCATGATGCACCAGCTGAGCCGAGCCCCAGACTCCATCACTCTATCGTGGCCTCAGCCAGATCGACCGAATGGAGACATCATGCAGTACCAACTCAGATACTATGACAAG GGTTCAGATGTGGACAGTGCAGTGAGCGTGTACACTGAGACCAACACTGTCACCATCAACTCTCTGATTCCCGGCTCCATCTACGGCTTCCAGATCAGAGCCCGAAATGAGCGAGGCTACGGCCCCTACAGCAACACCATCTACTTCACCACTCTGCCTCTGG AGGAACATTCTCACCAGATCCAGAATcggctccctctgctggttgGGTCAGTCATGGGTGGGGCAGCATTTCTTCTTGTTGTGGCAGCCATTGTGGTTGTGGTGGTATTTCGTAG TAAAAGGAGAGAGAGCCCGTACAGTGACAGACTGCAGAGATACATCAGTAACCGAG GAGGAGTAAAGTATTACGTGGACCCATCCACTTATGAAGACCCCAGTGAGGCTGTCAAAGAGTTTGCCCGTGAGATTGATCCCAACCACCTCAAGATTGAGGAGGTGATAGGTTCAG CTCAGTTTGGGGAGGTTTCTCGAGGCCGTTACCGTCCACTGGGTCGCAGGGAGGTGCTGGTAGCAGTGAAGACTCTTCGCTGGGGGGCATCTGACAGGGAGAGGGGGTTGTTCCTCAGTGAAGCGGGCGTCCTCGGACAGTTTGACCACCCCAATGTGCTGAAGCTTGAGGGCGTGGTCACTCACAGCCCGCCGGAGAGGATCATAACTGAGTTTATGGAGAACGGGCCCCTGGACGCGTTCCTGAGG GAGAATGAGGGTCAGTTCAGCATCCTCCAGCTGGTCGGGATGCTCAGAGGCGTCGGTGCAGGGATGTGTTACCTCTCTGAAAGGAACTTTGTTCATCGAGACATGGCAGCCAGAAACATCTTGGTGAACTCAAACCTGGTCTGTAAAGTGTCTGACTTTGGCCTGTCCCGACTCATGAGGGGCCTGGACCACAACATACCGACATACACTGCTTCACTG GGCACTAAGGTTCCTGTGAGGTGGACGGCACCAGAGGCTTTTCAGCATCGCAAGTTCAGCTCGGCTAGCGATGTCTGGAGCTTCGGGATACTTATGTGGGAAGTGATGTCATATGGAGAGCGCCCGTACTGGGATATGAGCAATCAAGAA GTGATGAAGGCAGTGGCGGACCAGTTTCGTCTCCCCGCTCCTCATAGCTGCCCCCCTGCCCTCCACTCCCTGATGCTTCAGTGCTGGCAGGCAGATCGAGGGGACCGTCCAAGCTTCAACACCCTCCTGTCCTCCTTGGATCGACTCATCAGGCACCCTGCCTCCCTGAAAGTGGAGCCAACCCG AAGCTGTTCTCAGACGTTGCTCAGCCCCACCCCCACAGACTTAACAGCCGTGGCGACAGTCAGTGATTGGCTGAAGGCGTTGAGAATGGAGAGATATCAGGACGAGTTTGATCGGGCACACCTGGACACTTTAGACAGAGTCAGCAAGCTCACGATGGA TGATGTCCAGCATCTCGGGGTGAACCTGCTGGGACACCAGAGGAAGATCGTCAGTGCGGCCCAGCAGCTCAGGGCCTATCTGACACAGGGGCAGGTGGAGGTGTGA